A region of the Oscillatoria sp. FACHB-1407 genome:
AAATAGGTTAGGTAACCAAGCTCCCAAAAACGGGGATATATTGCCAGTTTGAGCGATCGCCCCACTGACGACAACTGACAGATAGTAGGTGAAGATGATGAGGACACTGATTGCGAAGCTTGTGGCTCTGCCTGTGCGTTGTAATCTCATTCCCAAGGCTGCCCCTACCAAACCATAGGCAATACAAACAAAGGGAAGGGCATACTTCTGTTGAATGCGAACTCGCAATTCCCGAATTTTAGGTTCATTTCCTCCGCTCTCGATCAGGTTTAGATACTCCAAGGACTGAGCAATATTCATCTCATCGTAGTCGCGTTGACGAGAAGCCAAATCAAGGGGTTCTCTGGGTAGTTTCAATTGTTGCTGCTGAAACTTGACGATATTGCGGAACGAACCGTCAGCAGATACGACATAAATGGTGCCGTCAAAGAAATCCCAAGTGTTCTGTTCTCCATTCCATAGGGCTGAACGAGCACTGACGATTTGATTTAGCCCTTCCTGAGAAAAATCGAGGATCGTTAATCCCTGCATTTGTTCGCCATCAAACTCTCTGGCGTAGAACAAGCGTGATAGAACTTGCTCATCTTCGCCATCGGGTTGTTCTACAGTTTGAAACTCTTGATAGAGAATATTTTGTTCCTGAAACGAAGGATTTTCCTCATTGAGAGCTTCTTGAAGCGTAACGGTTGCTTCGTAGTTAGCGGCGGGAACGAGCAGTTCATGGAAAGCAAAGGTTAAGCCAGTCACAAAGATACAGAGTACCAGTGCTGGAGCCACCATGCGATAAGTACTAACCCCACAGCCACGCATTGCAACAAGTTCGCTATCGCTAGAGAACCGACCATAGGTCATCAAGGTTGCCAGCAGGATGGACATGGGAAATGAGTAGACGATGAACTGAGGCATTTTGAGCAGCAATACCTTGAAGGCGATCGCCAAGGGTAGTCCTGACTCTGTGACCCGTCGAATGAGCTCGAACAAGCTGTCTACTGATACACCCAGCGACGTGAACATGCCTACGCCAAACAGAAATGGCAAGATTAACTCCGCCACGATATAGCGATCCATGACAGACAGTTGAGGCAGCCAGTACCAAAGATTGAATTGGGGGCTAGGAGATTTTGAAAAACCGATGGTCATAAAGACTGTGAGGGTGCAGGAGACGATCAGGGTTGAAAGCTGTCGCCTAAGTAGTATTGCCGGACTAAAGGGTTGCCATACAATTCTTCAGCACTACCGGATGCCAGGATTTGTCCATCTCGCATGATGTAAGCCCGATCGGTAATGGCTAGCGTTTCACGAACGTTGTGATCGGTGATGAGAATACCCATGTAGCGATCGCGCAGTTTAGCGATGATGCTTTGAATCTCGGCTACAGCGATAGGGTCAACTCCGGCAAAGGGTTCGTCTAGGAGTAAAAACTTAGGTCCTTCACGTCCTGCGGCTAAGGCTCTAGCCAATTCAGTGCGACGGCGTTCGCCACCGGAGACTTTGACTCCTGAAGTAGATGCAATGCGTTCTAGACGAAACTCTTTGAGAAGATGATGCAGGCGATCGCGGTGTTCATGGCGGGGAATATCAGTCTGTTGCATCACCAACAGAATATTATCTCGTACACTCAGATTTCTAAAAATGCTAGGTTCTTGAGCCAGGTAGCCAATCCCTAAACGGGCGCGTTTTGAGATAGGCAACGCTGTAATATCCAAATCATTGAGCCAAACCCGTCCATAATCTGGTTTTTCTAAGCCAGTTGCAATGTAAAAAGTTGTAGTTTTGCCTGCTCCGTTTGGTCCTAACAGCCCAACGACCTCGCCTCTAGCGACAGAGAGGTTAACGCGGTTCACAACAACGCGCCGACCATAGGACTTATGGATATTCTCCAGAACAATCTTCAAAGGCTTACTCTCGGTGATCCCAGCGTGATAAAAGATGGTTTAGATTTTATCAGAGGGAGTCGCATCTCGTTAGACCTGAATAGCTTAGAAAAAATAGAAGAGAGCAGAGAGTCAGGAATGATTTGGGCAATCATCACCCAACATCGATCTCTAAGCACCCTCTTCTGGCTCTAGCTTATGGTGATGCGATCGGGTACTCAACCCAGCATCCAGAGAG
Encoded here:
- the lptB gene encoding LPS export ABC transporter ATP-binding protein, whose product is MKIVLENIHKSYGRRVVVNRVNLSVARGEVVGLLGPNGAGKTTTFYIATGLEKPDYGRVWLNDLDITALPISKRARLGIGYLAQEPSIFRNLSVRDNILLVMQQTDIPRHEHRDRLHHLLKEFRLERIASTSGVKVSGGERRRTELARALAAGREGPKFLLLDEPFAGVDPIAVAEIQSIIAKLRDRYMGILITDHNVRETLAITDRAYIMRDGQILASGSAEELYGNPLVRQYYLGDSFQP
- a CDS encoding LptF/LptG family permease, encoding MTIGFSKSPSPQFNLWYWLPQLSVMDRYIVAELILPFLFGVGMFTSLGVSVDSLFELIRRVTESGLPLAIAFKVLLLKMPQFIVYSFPMSILLATLMTYGRFSSDSELVAMRGCGVSTYRMVAPALVLCIFVTGLTFAFHELLVPAANYEATVTLQEALNEENPSFQEQNILYQEFQTVEQPDGEDEQVLSRLFYAREFDGEQMQGLTILDFSQEGLNQIVSARSALWNGEQNTWDFFDGTIYVVSADGSFRNIVKFQQQQLKLPREPLDLASRQRDYDEMNIAQSLEYLNLIESGGNEPKIRELRVRIQQKYALPFVCIAYGLVGAALGMRLQRTGRATSFAISVLIIFTYYLSVVVSGAIAQTGNISPFLGAWLPNLFGLAAGIALLIRSAK